The proteins below are encoded in one region of Oryzias melastigma strain HK-1 linkage group LG9, ASM292280v2, whole genome shotgun sequence:
- the stx2b gene encoding syntaxin-2: MRDRLAELAASNTQTGEDAAIPVDCMDGFMESFFRRVEEVRGLIDKISHQVEEVKKTHSMILSAPNPDNRTKDQLSVLTNDIRGNANVVRTKLKSMEQSMPKDDVTNRSSVDFRIQRTQHAVLSRKFVEVMTQYNETQVSFRERSKGRIQRQLEITGRVTTNEELEDMLESGNPSIFTSDIISDSQITRQALNEIESRHQDIMRLETSIKELHAMFMDMAMLVETQGEMVNNIENNVSNAVEYIVSAKEETKKAVRYQKKSRRKYIIIAFALLILLAVVALIVGLSVGLTKPPV, translated from the exons ATGAGGGACCGGCTGGCCGAACTGGCTGCT AGTAACACTCAAACGGGGGAAGATGCTGCCATCCCAGTGGACTGCATGGATGGCTTCATGGAGAGCTTCTTCAGGAGG GTGGAGGAAGTTAGAGGACTCATTGATAAGATCTCCCATCAAGTAGAAGAGGTGAAGAAGACGCACAGCATGATCCTGTCTGCACCCAACCCTGATAACA ggacaaaggaCCAGCTGAGCGTGCTCACCAATGACATCAGAGGGAATGCCAATGTGGTGCGGactaaactaaaat CCATGGAGCAAAGTATGCCTAAAGATGATGTCACCAACAGATCGTCTGTTGACTTCAGGATCCAGAGAACGCAG CATGCTGTGCTGTCCAGGAAATTTGTGGAGGTCATGACGCAGTACAACGAGACCCAAGTGTCCTTTCGGGAGAGAAGCAAAGGAAGGATCCAGAGACAATTGGAGATAA CTGGAAGAGTGACCACCAACGAAGAGCTGGAAGATATGCTGGAAAGTGGAAATCCCTCAATCTTCACATCGgat ATCATCTCCGATTCCCAGATCACACGCCAGGCGTTAAATGAAATAGAGTCCCGGCACCAGGACATCATGCGTTTGGAGACGAGCATCAAGGAGCTCCACGCCATGTTCATGGACATGGCAATGCTGGTAGAAACTCAG GGGGAGATGGTGAACAACATtgagaacaatgtttccaatgcaGTCGAGTACATTGTTAGTGCGAAAGAAGAAACGAAAAAAGCAGTGCGATACCAGAAGAAATCTCGCCGG AAATACATCATCATTGCCTTTGCTCTGTTGATCCTGCTTGCTGTCGTTGCACTAATTGTTGGCCTCTCTGTGGGACTAACCAAACCCCCTGTGTGA